Within Primulina tabacum isolate GXHZ01 chromosome 5, ASM2559414v2, whole genome shotgun sequence, the genomic segment GCGATGAGAAAAataaacttgaccaaactaaGGCGCGCCGTGCGTCGTAATCTTGCGAAGTTTGGGGTTAATTCCATAAGAAAAAcgtaagaaaaagaaaacacaTAAAAACTCTCTGCAATCCACTGCATATGATTGAAAGCACAAGCGAATACATCTTCAcagcataatatcacatatacTATAGCATTTCCAGCCTGTTTCTCATATTTTTGAAGTGGTTTCTTAAGCAGTAACACAAAGCACACACATGCTACCGGAGAGAAGAAGAAGAGGTTTCACCTGATGCCTTGACAGGATCCCTTTTATGAGGCGTGGAGGCTTCCTCTGCCATTTTTGCTATTCACAAATCACGACTGTCAGCCCATGACTTGGGAAATTTTCTGCGGTAGCCAAGGAGAGAACACAGGGTTGGTCGAAATAAATTTCGCGGGGGCTtcaattgatttgatttgatggTTTTGTATCAAAAATTGGGTGATTCGTTGGATCCTTGTCTGCGTACAGTGTAAACAAATTTGCTGTACATATCCGGTTTACGGTGGGTGGCTGGTGGAGCTCGTTTCAGAcgttttatatttatatttaataaaataataataattaattcataTGATTTACTTATTATTTGTATCAGTATTattaagtttttgtttaaataataaaaaataattatatttatcaaaatatttaaaaaaacctGAGTAATCCGATTTCTTGATaaaattcaatttattatatgacattttaaattaatataaattatttaaaaaatctcTTAATTTGGATACAAATTAATTCGGTTTTTGCAGTTCCTTTTAGGGAATTTTTTTAGAAATGGTTTCTTGTTGGACTCGACccattttccttattttattttttccataTATTAAATTTAGATTTTACATTCTCATTGAAATTCTTGACCTGAAACTGAAGACATAGACATCAACTATTCATTAATTATATATGAtacattttataaaaatattgattCTAAAACATAATCTTGCTTCAACAcgatcaaattttaaatataaaatatattgacTCGAAATAAGTCACctaaaaaattagaaataattagaaTTAGCCCGTGTCCTTGTAACATTGTTTCTTAAAATATGAACTAATTTTCGGTTCAAAAGGTGAAAAGcagatatttaaaataaaatttaaatcaaattaaGAAATGCTTTATTTCttcataattaaaaaatatgaattctggtacagatagtaatttttaaaaaaaaaaaattcaccaatgtatttaaatattaaatcacCTCTATTTTTAGGAAATATCTCTAAATCGAGCTTAAAacaattaaagttttaatttttattccGTATTTTTGTTAATCGAGACGTGAGGATAAAAGTTTCAaagacaaaaaaattattttttaatcatatattaGAAAATCGTAATACCCATGCTCTCTTCAAATTTGAAGCTTCATTCCGAtaataatttaaagaaatgtgtTATTGAACACGAAATCCATCAACCAACGTGAGCATCCGTTTCCTTTAGCATTTTgattattgatgacattttaaTTGGATCATTGCTGTTGATCCTTGACCTACCTAGTCAACATCTCTtatatgtaaatatatattatactgAGTCAGTCGTCTGTTTCGTAGCGATGGCTTGAGTTCTCGAAAACCCGTGAGCAAGTAAACTAGAAGAGTACGCCATAATTATTAAATGTAATAATGACACAATTCTAGTATTTTTTGTTTTCAACGACTTGGTAGATGTTATTTTTATGGATATTGTTCTCATCCACTCAACACATGACACGTGTGCTGATGGAAGAATAATGACCACCCTTCACATGTTATAATTAAACGAGTAATTATGATTTATCCATTTAACACATACGTGATGTGTTAGAGTGAAGACGAACACTATCTACGTAGATAGAATGAACAAAACCGTCTTGAACCTGTCAGCCTATTTTTCGTGCaatataatttattgaatttggCATCGTTTTCTCATAAAAGCCAAGCATAACAGGTACATTAAATAAATTTGGATCACATATATTCAGATATATGTTAGTGTCATGCAACGATGTGATGAAGAACTCGAATTGAAGGCCGATGAATGAATAAAGACGAGAATTTTCAGAACTCGAGCCaaaaattttttatccaaaaaaatatattttatcatCTCCTTCTACCACTTATATTTATactgcaataaataaataaatcatatcgaATAGTTATTGTCAAACTAAATCTATCCATCTGCCTACATCCTAACACATAATATAGCATTTGAGCTTGAATTACATAAttcttttgtgtgtgtgtgtttgtgtgtgtatcATAAATGCAATTCATTTATATGCATACTTGCAGGGACAATCCGacctttttttttaaacactatAGATCCAATACATAAATTAGTAGTCTAGACAGCATACATGCATGTGCtaagttaaaaaaaatagttcaaATGACTAcaagatatgatttttaaaaaaaaaaaatcagtatacctttttataatatttatcgtatttgcaacaattttgtttttaaataagtGATTAACTTGTAAATCATGGAGAAATGAAGAAAAACTAGAGGTGAATGAcgtttgaaaacaaaaatgaaaaaaatgaaataaaaaatgagTAATGTTTCATAAATAAATGATTATAACACCAATTTTTTACTAAATTCACGAAATAAAAACCTTTTGGATTTCTATTAAATTCAAAAAACCAGTAATCACATTTTCTAGTGATGACAAACAACACCGCCTTAATCGAATTATGTACACAAGAAAATCTTCAAAAAGATGTTAATAGGCCGTTCTTCTTCCAATCACATCACTGGCTCTTTCTTATTTTCGCTTTTGTCAAAAATGGTGTTTTCATTAGCGAAAGCAACTACCAACCAACCTGCAAACAAAAAGTCAAGGGACCCTGTGCAAGAAATTGACCACCATTTATTTCATTAGTCCCTCCTCGTTTCGTGTCCTAATACTTGGAAAAGATGACACTTGAATCTTCAAATCTCATAACATAGTACGTACATTAGGCTAAAAATAAAGTCAATAATGTTAGTTACAAAGTTTAAGTTAATCCATGTATATAAGTTAGCGAATAGAGAATCCAAATTAGCCAACCGGAGTAGTTATCACCGTTCACACCAAGTCTAGGCCGTGACTGCTACCACCACACGTGAAACTATTTTCAGATGAGGATGTGGAAAGGGTGATCATCTCATTCAAATCAGTAACGCTATCTTGCAAGGTCATCAAAAGGTGGGATGTGCTAAAACTCAAAGTTGGCTTAGTTCTTGGTACAATTGGGACCTCAGCTTCACCCACCAGCATTTGAACCACGACCCTCATCGTAGGTCGAGCCATTGGGTCGGGATGCGAACATACAAGCCCTACCATTAGCACTCGTCTCATCTCCTCCTCATTGTACTCGTTCCCGAGCCTCGGATCCGATGCCACCATCAACCTTCCTTCTCTGTGCAAACTCCACACCCATTCCACCAAATTACTACTCACCCCAACTTTTCCTACCCCTATAACCTCTTTCTCAATAGGCCTCCGCCCACTTGCCACCTCTAGGACAACCGCTCCATAGCTAAAAACGTCGGTTTTCTCGGTTGCTCTGCCAGTTAACAAGTACTCAGGAGCCAAATATCCCATTGTGCCTGCAGCCACAGTGGCATCCGGAGACTTGTCATGCTCAATCTGCCTAGCTAACCCAAAGTCTCCTAATCTTGCATTGAACCCTTCGTCTAACATAATGTTGCTGGCCTTGATATCCCTATGAATCACTTGATTTTCACACTCTTGGTGCAAATATGCCATAGCCGAAGCGACACCGAGTAAAATCTTATGCCTATAAGGCCAAGGTAAAACCATTCTCGACTCGAACAATGCCTTGTCCAGACTCCCATTTGCCATCAAATCATAAACCAACAAAATTTCACCCTTCTCGTGGCACCAACCTTGAAGCCTAACAAGATTTCTATGTCTAAGTGTACCAATGATGGACAACTCGGATAAAAACTCGGCCTTCCCCTGTCCGCTGTGGCTACATCTCTTGACCGCCACAATTTCACCCGTGGCAGGCAATATACCTCTGTAAACCGTTCCAAATGCACCATGTCCGATGACCCGATGAGAATCGAAATCTTTCGTAGCAACTTTTACCTCCTTGTAGCTAAATTCCCTCGGCATTTTGATCACATCCGAAGCCAGTGTTGTCTCGGGTGTTTTTACACCATTGACTTTCTTGGAATAAGCCCATATGAATGCTACGGCACAAAATACCAGGACGAATGCCCCGGCGGCGGCGGTGACAACTCCGACGACCGCCCCCGGCCCATCCTTACATAGCTGGTTGTGGCATTTCCCACTATTTTTTTGAGTTTCTTGTATCGCTGCCGTGTCGTTATGATCTGATTCCGTAGGAGTCGAAGAAGGCGGCGGCGGTTTGACTGTGTCAGCCGTTGGATTCATTAAATTAGCCGGAGGTGGGGGCGATCTCACAGTCGGAAACACCGAGTTGTAACCTGTATCCTCGTCGAAAAAAGAACTGAAACTCCACCACTCAATGCTGTGGATCTCCGTGCTCCCCTGGGTCGACCCGGAAAACCCGATAAACATGAAATCGTTCAGTATGTACTCGTTTAAATCAAAAGTGGTGGATATGATTGGTTCTTTCGGCTTCATGTTGGAATACGATACGTACACATTGATGATCCGGGTTGACCCCGAATAATCGACCCACGAGTTGACCAGATCTCCGCTCTTGAGATCGACTTCGATTATATCCAAATCACAAACTTGGGTTGAAATCATAGAGTTCAAATCCAGTCCCACATGATTCCCGTTGATGTCCTTGAATTGAATGTCCATTTGAGTGTCGAATTCCACAGCCACGACGCCGTTCTGGGTGTTCTTCCGGTCCATGACACCGAGAAAGCCTCCGGCGTCCCCTATGAACTGATCGTCGGGCGAAATTACGAAAGCCAAGCCACCGCCGATGGAGGAGGGGTTCAGATTGGTAATggagaaagaaaagaaagaggAAAAGCTCGCGGGGTTCTGAGTCCCCGGATCACGGAACTTGACGGGCTTGGAGTATAATACCTTTCCTGCGCCGGCATTGGGGACGGTGAGATCTCGAGTGAGCCTCACGGTCCCATTGCTCAAATGCGCGTCTCCGAGAAGCTTCAAGTTGGTCAGAGTCAGCGTCCCGAAGTCAAATTCAGTACTCGAGAGGGTATATCCGGCGAAAAAGAGAGACAAAAGCAAAATCCTTGCAACAATGAAACAAAAGCCACATGAAAGAAGCGACATGgttaaattttcagaaaacccaTCAAAAAAATTCTTGGCCTCAACAAGACAGAATTATTAGAGGATAATAAGAAGAAGAGTATCGAATCAAAAGGAAGTAAAAAAAGATGGAGATCTTTTGGAAACTTAAGAAAACGACAATGTAAAAAGGAAATCAACTAAGGAATAGTAAGTGTGGACAAAGGTGGGAGAAAGGGAATCCAAAGACATGTGGATGCCACGTGTTTGATGCCAACGGTAATATTTTCAGCCCATTCCCCCTACCAACATTTTGCCTTGTCgcggaaaaaaatgaaaaatctttTAGGACACTAACGTCTAGGGAAATGAGCAAGCTTATACCCTCTTTCATAATCCCAATACCAACTGAGAAAAAATTCCAAACAGAGGAAGGAATGTACAGCAGAATTCATCTTGTTTTGGAAAGGCAAATATAACATATTCCGTTATTTGGATGGGACAAAATGGAGTGGCCATCTAAGCCTATCATCATCCTTTATCCGCAGTACCTTTCAATTATTTTCtacttaataataattaaataaaaaaaaaaagaactcgTTTTCATTGAAGAAACAGAAGTATGCAACAAAGCGATAGCATGTGGGTGACAGTTAACAACAAACAGCTGTTATGTCACTTGCAAGAAAATCAACTTGCAAACCATTCTTTTAATATCACAATTTATTGGTATAAAGAAAGATAGGGATCATGGTTTCAAACACAAATAATACAATTATATTAAATTTCCCTACACACAGACTAATTAGaagttgaaattttaatttatcacCATTTCGAATGTGGATCGTCATTTCGTGTATTTTCTTGAGTTGTGCATCATCGTCTTCTGCTATATTTTGGCTAGTCTTCTGTTAGTTATATAGCATACATCAAATTATTTCGTGAGCTCTCCTTGTATCAGTGGAACCCACCAAAATTTGGTTAATATTCTAGATTGAAGTTGATATGCCATGGATAGGTCTACTACCCTTGGTCCATCCTTAGCCCAAATAGAAGACATGCTCATCAAAGGTCCATGTATTCTCATATTAatatcaggtttgagtgttcagtcactatattatttttcagcagtacccttagctgctctccaCTTATATCTTCGGTCTCTTACTTAGGCGTCGGAGGGGTTATGCCGTAACATCCTCCCAACCCCCTTCTAAAggtcttcttcgtgatttcaggctcaggacaaattcgaaacatgcgtctggactagtgtcACTCgttggaatcggaccctaaatttctcgTGAGTATCAAAAGTGATTTTTTTCCGGGTTTcctaaaattttatataatcaGTGGGAAGATCGATCGATATTTTTAAGCTTCAAAACATGCTATATTTTCAACTTGTCTAGCTGAAACCTAAAACACTGAGTGTGACACTCACtgtgaattaaaaatataatcaagcAACGAAGTTTATAATAATAGatttgagttgattttataCAAGGCCGTGACATTCATTAATAGACCTTTGGCCATGAAATGAAAAAGACCAAAATTAAACCAAAGTTTTCATCTATGATTAACATACCGAAAATCAACTCTAATCTCTCCATCATCCCCTATGATGGGATTATTTTCCGATAAAACAACTAGAGCCCTTGAAAATTGCTCTCGGAAATAGCCATTATCCGAAGCCATCTTCTCCACGAAGGGATACGTATTAGGAGCCGAAATATACGTATTAGGATCATAAACCAACTGTTGATAAATGACTAATAATCCTCTATGATTCAGAATATTTTTGTAATACATGTTCTCAAGGATCATCTGGGTTATAGGATCACTTCTTGCATATTCTACAGCCCTTGGATCCGGACTGGGAGATGAGCATCGCCCTTCGAGTTATTCGTCGTAGTCTGGGTCCAACGTTGGGTCAGCGGTTGGATAGAGTCGGTGGACAATGTTCCTCCAGTGAACTCGTCCTATCGAGTGTGCACCTAGAAACAAAGTGGTTAAATATAAGATTTTTTAACAATATTCAACTACATATCTTTTAACCTAAAGCAGCAACGGTTAATCCTTCGGTCTCAACACCAATTGATTGGAATCTTGAAAGAACCAAAGACATGGTATCATCGTGGTTAGGAATAAAGTTTTCAGTTTCTTCCAAATAGCATATCTTGCTATCCTTTCTCCCTGTCTTCATCTCAACATGTGGCCCTCCCaactataatatataataattccaAAACAAAAAAGAAGTCATGGCCTTGATCATAAAATCAAAAACTTacttaaatagaaaaaaaaaatcattcaaaACTCTCTCTATATATAGCTTACCAAATCAACACCATCTCTTGCTGAAAGAGCCGCAAAATcagggaaaataaaaatatatatatttatccaTTAACACAAAATGTATGCATTgttttttgtcaaaaaaaaaaaaaaagaggaacaAAGAATGCATTATACATTATCTTAAATTTATCGTCGCTTCGTGACATCGAACAATGCTATTGAAAAAACACCAAGCCTCGCATGAGAGATTCTTGTTACAACGCAAAACATAATTAGACTGACTAAGAAGAGTAAACATTTTAATAAGTCAGAAAAAATTATTGCAAAGTCGTGCGCACAAAAAATGTGAGTGGTACATGAAAATTTTCCTTAAGTGGAGCTATATTGTACAATTTGACAAACAATAATGTTGGCGGTTTGATGAAATAAACAACAAAGTGAACATATCGTATATGTCATTTACCATTTACCTTCTCTTTCATtgacattttctttttcctattttcaatttttaatatCTTATTTTATATAGTTGAATAATTGAaagatataaataatttttgcgCCAATACATAATGATTAAAGGAGGTATTGAATTTAGAGATAAATTCGTTCATTTCAATTAGGATCGTTAATAattacataataaataatagAATTTTTTATTAGAGAGATTATTATATTTTCTCGCTCGAaacatattcttaaaataaatatttagttaaaaaattgaattttcgtTTTGAAACGATGCAATTGCTTATCCGCGACTTCTACGCTCGCTAAATGTGCCAAGCAAAAAAGGTGGGTTCTTTAGTGGGCCTCTATTATAAAGAACGAAGATGAGCCTCTTAAGTAATTGCCCATGTGACGTACTTGAAGTCCAGCTCACTCTATTGGGCTCAATAAATTTATTTCAAGTCTGGGCCTTTTTTAAAATCCGACACCTTCTCAGTGGGCTTACTGCATGTATATAAATTCGACCCGTTTAGTGGCATATCCGTAAAACTTCAGAGAAAGGAAATGTTCGGGACGCTGTTTggacatttaatttt encodes:
- the LOC142545779 gene encoding L-type lectin-domain containing receptor kinase VIII.1-like, coding for MSLLSCGFCFIVARILLLSLFFAGYTLSSTEFDFGTLTLTNLKLLGDAHLSNGTVRLTRDLTVPNAGAGKVLYSKPVKFRDPGTQNPASFSSFFSFSITNLNPSSIGGGLAFVISPDDQFIGDAGGFLGVMDRKNTQNGVVAVEFDTQMDIQFKDINGNHVGLDLNSMISTQVCDLDIIEVDLKSGDLVNSWVDYSGSTRIINVYVSYSNMKPKEPIISTTFDLNEYILNDFMFIGFSGSTQGSTEIHSIEWWSFSSFFDEDTGYNSVFPTVRSPPPPANLMNPTADTVKPPPPSSTPTESDHNDTAAIQETQKNSGKCHNQLCKDGPGAVVGVVTAAAGAFVLVFCAVAFIWAYSKKVNGVKTPETTLASDVIKMPREFSYKEVKVATKDFDSHRVIGHGAFGTVYRGILPATGEIVAVKRCSHSGQGKAEFLSELSIIGTLRHRNLVRLQGWCHEKGEILLVYDLMANGSLDKALFESRMVLPWPYRHKILLGVASAMAYLHQECENQVIHRDIKASNIMLDEGFNARLGDFGLARQIEHDKSPDATVAAGTMGYLAPEYLLTGRATEKTDVFSYGAVVLEVASGRRPIEKEVIGVGKVGVSSNLVEWVWSLHREGRLMVASDPRLGNEYNEEEMRRVLMVGLVCSHPDPMARPTMRVVVQMLVGEAEVPIVPRTKPTLSFSTSHLLMTLQDSVTDLNEMITLSTSSSENSFTCGGSSHGLDLV